The following DNA comes from Paracoccus methylovorus.
ACCGAGCCCGGCACGCTCATCCAATACTTCAAGGATGACGCCACTGCCTTCAACGCCCAGAAAAAGGCCACCATCGAGGGCAAGGGCGTGCTGAACAACCGCCTGTCCGAATTCTTCATGACCGGGCTGACGAATATCGGCGTGCCGAACCACTTCATCCGCCGCATCAACATGCGCGAGCAACTGATCCGTCAGGTCGAGATCATCCCGCTTGAGGTGATCGTGCGTAATTTCGCCGCGGGGTCGATCGCCAAGCGGCTGGGCATCGAAGAGGGCACTCCGCTGCCCCGCCCGATCGTCGAATACAGCTTCAAGAACGACGAGTTGGGCGATCCCTTCGTCTCCGAGGAATATGTCATCGCCTTTGGCTGGGCGAGCCAGCAGGATCTGGACGACATCGTGAGCCTCGCGCTGCGGGTAAACGATTTCCTGTCGGGCGTGTTCTTCGGCGCCGGGATCAAGCTGATCGACTTCAAGATCGAGATCGGCCGCATCTGGGATGGCGATTTCATGCGGCTCGTGGTCGCAGATGAGATCAGCCCCGACAGTTGCCGGCTGTGGGACGTCAAGACCGGGCAGAAGCTGGACAAGGACGTGTTCCGCCGTGACCTGGGCAATCTGACCGACGCCTATACCGAGGTGGCGCGCCGGCTGGGCCTGATGCCCGCCAATACCACCTCGCTGACCAAACCGACGCTGATTAACTGAAAGGCCCGCCGATGAAAGCCCGTGTTACCATCATGCTGAAGGACGGCGTTCTGGATCCCCAGGGCGAGGCGATCCGACACGCGCTCGGCGGTCTTGGATTCCAAGGCGTTACGGGTGTGCGCCAGGGCAAGGTGATCGAGCTGGACCTAGCGGCTTCGGACACCGAGGCGGCGAGGGCCGAGGTGGCGCGCATGTGCGAAGGCTTGCTGGCGAATACCGTGATCGAGAAATACGCCGTCGAGATCGTCTGAACTGCGGGCGCGGGGGCTCTGCCCCCCGCTCTGCCTGCCCCTTGATGGGGCAGGCAGAGCGTCCCCCCGGGGTATTTGGACAACGAAGAAACCGGACGGGGAGGTGACGCGTGATCGACCGGCTGGCGATGTTCATGGCCTTGGCGCGCGAAAAGCATTTCGGTCGTGCCGCCGAATCGCTGGGCATCACCCAGCCCACCCTGTCATCTGCCATTCGCGCGCTCGAGGACCAGTTGGGCGTGCAGTTGGTCAGGCGCGGCTCGCGTTTCCAGGGGTTGACGCCCGAGGGCGAGCGTGTGCTGGGCTGGGCCCGGCGCATCGTTGCCGACGCCCGCGCCATGCAGGCCGAGATGCTGGCCAGTCGCAAGGGGGTTTCCGGCCGGTTGCGTATCGGCGTGATTCCGACCGCCATGCCGCGTATCGCCGAACTGACCGGGCCTTTTCTGCGGCGTCATCCCAACGCCGGAGTTTCCATCCTGTCGCGCAGTTCGGACGAGATTCGCGACCAGATCGAGGCCTTGGAACTGGATGCGGGTGTGACCTATCTGGACAGCGAGCATTTGGGCCGGGTGCAGAGCCTGCCGCTTTTCCGCGAAACCTATTGCCTGATCGACCGTAGCGAACTGGATGGCCCGGTGGACTGGGCCGAGACGGCCACCCGCCCGCTGTGCCTGCTGACCCCCGACATGCAGAATCGTCGCATCGTCACCCGCCATCTGGTCGAGGCCGGGGCGGATGCTGCCCCTCGTGTCGAATCGACTTCGATGTTGGCGATTCTGTCGCATGTCGCGACAGGCGATTGGGCCGCCATCCTGCCCAAGGCCCTGGCGCGTGGCCTCCCGCTGCCCCCCGGGGTTCGGGCGCGTGATCTGACTGGCGACGGGCATGTGGTCGGGCTGGTCGTTGCACGGCGTGAACCGCATCCGCCGCTGGTCGAGGCGCTGATCCGCATCGTCTCTTCGATTGATACTTTCGATAGATAAACGACATATCACGATTGTTCTGTCTATCGCGGGGCTCTAATCTGGGACAAACAGGTAAGCCCGGATCGACCCAGCCATGATACCGCCAGCGATTGATGCTGATTTTCTTTTGCGCCTTGATGAAATCATCGCAGCCCACAAGGGCCGCGAGGGGCCGCTTTTGCCGCTTTTGCACGATGTGCAGGCCGAGTGGGGGCATATTCCCGAAGATGCGCAGCCGGTGATCGCAGAAGCCTTGGGCATGACCCGGGCCGAGGTCTATGGCGTGGTAAGTTTCTATCATGATTTCCGCGACCATCCTAACGGACGGCATGTTTTGCGCCTGTGTCGGGCCGAGGCTTGCCAGTCGATGGGGGCCGATGCGCTGGCCGAGGAGGTGCGCGCTGCTTTGGGGATCGACTGGCACGAGACGACGCCGGATGGGCGATTGACGCTGGAGCCGGTGTTCTGTCTGGGGCTTTGTGCCTGCGCCCCTTCGGCGCAAATGGGTGAGAGGCTGATCGGTCGGGCCAATCTGGCCAAGGTGCGGAAATTGGTGGCGGAGGCGGGCGCATGAGGGTCTGGGTTCCCCTGGATGCCGCTGCACGGGCTTTGGGTGCCGATGAGGTTGCCGATACGTTGGCGCGCGAATTCACCGTGACGCGGAACGGCACGCGCGGCATGATCTGGCTGGAGCCTCTGGTCGAGGTCGAACGCGATGGCGTGCGCTACGGCTATGGGCCGGTCACGCCCGAGGATGCGGCCTCGGTCGCCGAGGCGATCCGTAACGATGGCGAGCATCCGCTGGCGTTGGGGGCGGTCGAGGAACTGCCCTGGATGAAGGCGCAGACACGGCTGACATTCGCCCGCGTGGGCGTAATCGACCCACTGTCGGTTTCGGAATATCAGGCGCATGGCGGGCTGGTGGGTCTGAGCCGTGCCATCGAGATCGGGCCGGAGCGGATTGTCGAAGACGTCACCCAATCCGGTCTGCGCGGCCGTGGCGGCGCGGGTTTTCCGACCGGCATCAAGTGGAAGACCGTGGCGGGCGCGAAAGCGCCGCGAAAATATATCGTCTGCAATGCCGACGAGGGCGATTCGGGCAGCTTTGCCGACCGCATGCTGATGGAGGGCGATCCGCTGACCCTGATCGAGGGTATGGCGATCGCCGGCATCGCGGTGGGCGCGGCGCAGGGCTATGTCTATATCCGCAGCGAATACCCGGATGCGATCCGGCTGATGGAGGCCGCAATCGGCAAGGCGCGGCAGGCGGGCATTCTGGGCCAGTCGGTGCTTGGCTCGCACCATACCTATGACATGGAGGTGCGGATCGGTGCCGGCGCCTATGTCTGCGGCGAGGAAACCAGCCTGCTCAACAGCTTGGAAGGCAAGCGCGGGGTGGTTCGGGCCAAACCCCCGATCCCGGCGCTGGAGGGTTTTCTGGGTCGGCCGACAGTGGTCAACAACGTGATCTCGCTGGCCTCGGTCCCATGGATCATGAGCCATGGAGCCGAGGAATATGCCAAACTGGGTATCGGACGCTCAAAGGGCACGATCCCGATCCAACTGGCCGGCAACGTGAAATATGGCGGGCTTTTCGAGGCGGCCTTTGGCATGTCACTGGAGCAGATCGTCAACGAAATCGGTGGCGGCACTGCCTCGGGTCGACCGGTCAAGGCGGCACAGGTTGGCGGGCCTCTGGGCTCGTATATCCCGCATTGGAATTTCGACGTGCCTTTCGGCTATGAGGAACTGGCCGGGAAAGAGGGGCTTCTGGGCCATGCCGGCATCACCGTCTTTGACGACACTGCCGATATGCTGAAGCTTGCCCGCTTTGCCATGGAGTTCTGCGCCGTGGAAAGCTGCGGCAAATGTACGCCTTGCCGCATCGGCTCGATCCGGGGCGTCGAGACCATCGACCGCATTGCGACCGGCGACGAGGAGGGGATCGCGATCCTCACCGATCTTTGCAACACGATGAAATGGGGTTCTCTTTGCGCGCTGGGGGGCTTTGCGCCTTTCCCGGTCATGTCCGCGCTGACCCATTTCCCTGATGATTTCAGCGGGCGCCGCGAGCCCCGCAAGGAGGCCGCCGAATGAAGGACTTCATCATTCCCGACCGCGACATGGGCACCCCTGCGGTCAAATCGGATGTTACCGTGAACCTGCTGGTGGACGGGATCGCGGTGTCGGTCCCCGCCGGAACCTCGGTCATGCGTGCGGCTGCCGTCGCCGGTATCTCGGTGCCGAAACTTTGCGCCACCGATCATGTCAGCGCCTTTGGCTCTTGCCGGCTTTGCGTCGTGCAGATCGACGGGATGCGGGGCCTGCCGGCCTCTTGCACCACGCCGGTGGCCGAAGGCATGGTCGTGCGTACCCAGACCGATGAGGTCGCCAAGGTTCGCAAAGGGGTGATGGAGCTGTATATCAGCGACCATCCGCTGGACTGCCTGACCTGTGCAGCCAATGGCGATTGCGAATTGCAGGACATGGCGGGTGCCGTCGGCCTGCGCGAAGTGCGCTATGAGCCGGGCCAGAACCATTTTGCCCGACGCGACGCCGACGGGCCGAACCCCGAATACCGGCCCAAGGACCAGTCGAACCCCTATTTCACCTTCGATCCGGCGAAATGCATCGTCTGTTCGCGCTGCGTGCGCGCCTGCGAAGAGGTGCAGGGCACCTTCGCCCTGACCATCGAGGGGCGGGGGTTCGACAGCCGCGTCTCGGCCGGCATGGCGTCGGACAGTTTCCTGAGTTCGGATTGCGTAAGCTGCGGCGCCTGCGTGCAGGTCTGCCCCACCGCCACGCTGATCGAAAACAACGTGATCGAGATCGGCACACCCGAGCATATCGTCAAGACGACCTGCGCCTATTGCGGGGTGGGCTGTTCGTTCGATGCGCATATGCGAGGCGAGGAAGTCGTGCGCATGGTGCCCAGCAAGGACGGCAAGGCCAACCACGGTCATAGCTGCGTCAAGGGCCGCTTCGCCTGGGGCTATGCCTCGCACAGCGAGCGTCAGACCCAGCCGATGCTGCGCGAGCGGATCACCGATCCTTGGCGGGTGGTGTCCTGGGACGAGGCACTGGATTTTGCCGCCAGCCGGTTGCGCCAGACGCAGCAGGATTTCGGGCGCGATTCCATCGGCGTCATCACCTCGTCGCGCTGCACCAACGAGGAAACCTATCTGGTGCAAAAGCTGGCCCGCGCGGTTTTCCACAACAACAATACCGACACCTGCGCCCGCGTCTGCCATTCGCCGACCGGCTATGGGCTGAAGACCACGTTCGGCACCTCGGCGGGCACGCATGACTTCGATTCGGTCGAGGAAACCGATCTGGCGCTGGTCATCGGTGCCAACCCGACCGACGGCCACCCGGTCTTTGCCAGCCGGCTGCGCAAGCGGCTGCGTGAGGGGGCCGGGTTGATCGTCATCGACCCGCGCGCGATCGACCTGCTCAAGTCCCCGCATATGGGCGAGGGGATGCACCTGCCGCTGCGGCCCGGCACCAATGTCGCCGTGCTGACCTCAATGGCGCAGGTGATCGTGGCCGAGAAGCTTTATGACGAGGCGTTTATCCGCGAGCGGTGCAACTGGGACGAGTTCCTGACCTATGCCGAATTCCTGCTGGACCCGCGGCACAACCCCGAGGAGGTCGAGAAACACTCTCGCGTGCCCGCGGATCTGATCCGTAAGGCCGCCCGCGCCTATGCTGCGGCGCCGCGTGCCAGCATCTATTACGGGTTGGGCGTGACCGAGCATTCCCAAGGCTCGACCACGGTGATGGCGATTGCGAACCTTGCCATGATGACGGGCAATATTGGCAAGCCCGGCACCGGCGTGAACCCGCTGCGCGGCCAGAACAACGTGCAGGGCTCTTGCGACATGGGCAGTTTCCCGAATGAATATCCGGGCTATCGTCATGTTTCGGACCCCGAGGCGCGGGCGATCTATGAACGGGTCTGGGGGGTGGAACTGTCGCCCGAGCCGGGCCTGCGTATCCCCAACATGTTCGACGAAGCATTGGCCGGTCGCTTCAGGGGTCTTTATTGCCAGGGCGAGGATATTGTGCAATCCGATCCCGACACCCGGCATGTGACCTCGGCGCTGCAAGCGATGGACATCGTCATCGTGCAGGACCTGTTCCTGAACGAAACCTCGAACTACGCGCATGTCTTCCTGCCCGGTTGCAGCTTTTTGGAAAAGAACGGCACTTTCACCAATGCCGAACGGCGCATCAACATGGTCCGCCGCGCCATGACGCCGAAAAACGGTTATGAGGATTGGGAAATCACCCAGATGCTGGCGAACCGGATGGGTGGCGCGTGGTCCTATACCCATCCTCGTGAGATCATGGCCGAGATCGCGCTGACCACGCCCAGTTTCGCCGGCGTCAGCTTTGACCTGATTGAACGCGAGGGTTCGGTGCAATGGCCCTGCAACGACAAGGCACCCTTGGGCACGCCGGTCATGCATATCGACGGTTTCGTGCGTGGCAAGGGTCGGTTTGTCCATACCGAATTTATTGCGACAGAGGAACGCACCGGCGCACGCTTCCCGCTTTTGCTGACCACGGGGCGGATTTTGTCGCAATACAATGTTGGCGCGCAGACGCGGCGGACCCAGAACATGGTCTGGCACCCCGAGGACATTCTGGAGATCCACCCCTCAGATGCCGAGAACCGCGGCATCCGCGAAGGCGACTGGGTGCGTGTGGCCTCTCGTTCGGGTGAAACGACCCTGCGCGCGGAAGTTACCGAGCGTGTGGCGCCGGGCGTGGTTTATACCACCTTCCATCACCCGACGACTCAGGCCAATGTGGTCACGACAGACAATTCCGACTGGGCGACGAACTGCCCCGAATTCAAGGTGACCGCCGTGCAGGTCAGCCCCTCGAACGGCCCGTCGGAATGGCAAGAGGAGTATCGTCATCATTCCGACCTCGCCCGCCGCATCCTGCCCACTGCCGCGGAATGACCAGACGCGTGATGGCATGCGGGATCTGAGCGGCGTTTTGCGTTGGGACGGGAACGGGCAGGAGGCGCGCGGCTGGCAACAGGTCGCGCCGCCGCCTGCACCCGAGGAGTGCCCGATCGCCATCGTTATCGACGGCATGAGCCAGGCGGTGCTGATGGCGACGCCGCGCGATCTGCGCGATTTCGCGTTGGGCTTTGCCCTGACCGAAGGGCTGATCGCCCGTCCCGAGGATGTTCAGGATTTCGAAGAGGTCGAGGTTTCGGCTGATGGCTTTCCCGCCCGCGAGGCGCGGCTTTGGCTGCGCCCCGGTCTGGCGGCGCGACTGGCCGAACGGCGGCGCAGCATGATCGGCCCCGTCGGCTGCGGACTCTGCGGCGTGGACAGCATTGCCGCTGCGCTGCCGCAGATCGTTCCGGTGGTTTCCGACTGGTGCATGCCACCCGAGGATGTCGCGCGCACCATGCGGGCCTTGTCGAGGGGCCAGACCCTGCGGCGCGAAACCCCGGCCATTCACGGCGCGGCTTTTTGGGACGGTTCCCGCGCGATCACCCGTGAAGACATCGGGCGGCACAATGCGCTGGACAAGCTGGCCGGTGCCCTTGCGCGGGCCGAGGTGGCGGCGGGGCAGGGCGCGATCGTCATGTCCTCGCGCCTGTCGGTGGATCTGGTGCAAAAGGCTGCCCGCATCGGTGCGCCGATTCTGATTGGCGCCAGCGCACCCACCGAACTGGCGCTGGCCTGGGCCGAGCGGGCCGGCCTGACCTTGATCGCCCGCGCACGTGGCGAAAGCTTCGATCTTTACACCCATCCCCGGCGCATCACCGGAAGCTGAGGCAACATGTCCGACGACCATTCCAAACTGATCCGCATGGCCAGCCAAATGGCGCAGTTCTTTACCACGCAACCCGACCGTCCGGCCGCCCAGGCGGTGGCCGCGCATATCAACGAATCCTGGACGCCGCGCATGCGGAAGGACTTCGTCACCCAGATCCGTGCCGGGGCCGAGGCCGATCCCGTCCTGCGCGAGGCTGCGGACTTCATCCACCTGCCGGCTGCCTGATTTTGCCCCTGCCGCCCCGTTTGGCGGCGTGCTAGCGTAAGCCCATGGCACAGCTACCTTCCAGACAAGAGATTCTCGACTGGGTGTCCGCCCACCCGGACGCCACAGCCAAGCGCGATATCGCCAAAGCCTTTGGTATCAAGGGCGCTGAGCGGATCGAGCTGAAGCGCCTGCTCAAGGAATTGGAAGCCGAGGGGCTTCTTGAGCGTCGGCGGCGCCATTACCACGATGCCGAGCGACTGCCGCCGGTGACGGTAGTGCAGTTGCTGGCGCCCGACAGCGATGGCGATATTTTTGCCAAACCCTTGGAATGGCAGGGCGAAGGCCCGGTGCCGCGCATCCTCTATGCGGCACTGAAGTCCGATCCCGCCCTTGCCCCCGGCGAGCGCATTCTTGCGCGGCTGATCGAAACCCGGGGTGAGGATCACGATTATCAGGCCCGGCTGATCCGCCGTATCGGCACGGTGCAGCACCGTATCGTTGGCATTTTCCGCGCCAGCGCCGGCGGGACCGAGGCGGGCGGCCGCATCCTGCCTATCGACAAGGGACAGGACAAGGAATGGCAGGTGCGCCCGGCCGATGTCCATGGCGCGAAAAACGGCGAGTTGGTCGAGGCCGAACAGGCTGGTCCGCGCGGCCGTCTGGGCCTGCCCGTGGCCCGTATCGTCGAGCGGCTGGGCGACCCGTCGGCACCCAGGGCCGTCAGCCTGATCGCCATCCACCAGCACGGCATCCCGGACGATTTTCCCGACGAAGTCATTGCCGAGGCCGATGCCGCCCATCCCGCCACGATGAAGGGCCGCGAGGACCTGCGCCATCTGGCCCTGATCACCATCGACCCGTCGGATGCGCGCGATCACGACGATGCGGTCGCGGCCGAAACCCGCGAGGACGGCGGCGTCGACATCTGGGTCGCCATTGCGGATGTTGCGCATTACGTCCGACCGGGCTCGGCGCTGGACCGCGAGGCGAGAAAGCGGGGCAACTCCACCTACTTCCCCGACCGGGTGGTGCCGATGCTGCCCGATATCCTGTCAGGCGACCTGTGCTCGCTGCATCAGGGCGTGGATCGGCCGGTGATTGCCGTTCGGATGCGATTGGACGCGCAGGGCAACAAGACCGGGCACAGTTTCCATCGCGGCATCATGCGATCAGCCGCAAGCCTGAGCTATGAACAGGCGCAGGCGGCGGCGGATGGCAACCCCGATGAGCAAACCGCGCCGCTGCTGGACAGCGCGATCCGCCCGCTGTGGGCTGCCTACGAGTTGCTCAAGGCCGCCCGGGCCCGGCGTCAGCCGCTGGAACTGGACCTGCCCGAGCGCAAGATCGTGCTGACCGCCGACGGCCGGGTGAAATCGGTGAATTTCCGCGAACGCTACGACGCGCACCGGCTGATCGAAGAATTCATGGTGCTGGCCAACGTCGCTGCCGCAGAAGAGCTGGAACGCCTGCGCCGGCCGCTGCTCTATCGCGTGCATGAGGAGCCGACGGTAGAAAAGCTCGATGCGCTGCGCGAGGTGGCGGAAGCTTCAGGCTTTACGCTCGCCAAGGGGCAGGTGCTGCAAACCCGACACCTGAACCGGCTGCTGGAACAGGCCGAGGGTTCCGAATTTGACGAACTGATCAATATGACTGCGCTGCGCTCGATGCAGCAGGCCTATTATCACCCCGAAAATTTCGGCCATTTTGGACTGGCCCTGCGGTCCTATGCACATTTCACCTCGCCCATCCGGCGCTATTCCGATCTGATCGTGCATCGCGCGCTGATCATGGGGCACAAGTGGGGTAACGACGGACTTTCGGCGCAGGAAGTCGAAATGCTTTCCGAAACCGCGCAGCATGTCAGCGAAACCGAGCGCCGTTCGATGGCGGCGGAACGCGATACGACCGACCGCTATCTGGCAGCCTATCTGGCGGATCGGGTGGGGGCCGAGTTCACCGGACGCGTCAGTGGCGTGCAGAAATTCGGCGCCTTCGTGCGATTGGATGAAACGGGGGCAGACGGGCTTTTACCCATTCGCGAGATCGGCCGCGAATATTTCCACTACGACCCGAATGCCCAAGTGCTGATGGGCTCCGAGACTGGGCTGGAGATCGGCATCGGCCAGCGCGTGACGGTCCGCCTGTCCGAAGCGGTTCCGCTGACCGGTGGGCTGATGCTGGAACTTCTGGAGGTCGAAGGGCGGCCCTTGCCACAAGGTGCGACGATGGGGGGGCGTGGCAAGGGGCCACTGCGCAAGCGCGCCACGCAAGCCCGGCTGGCAGAGATCAAGCGGTCGCAAAAGCGTCGACGGGTACGTCGGTAAGAGGGGGCTTTGCCCCCGCGCGTTCCGCGCTCCCCCAGGATATTTGAACACGAAAGAAGCATGGTCGAGTCGCCGTCGATCCTTCTTTCGTGCCGAAATATCCTGCGGGGGAGACAGCCGGTAGGCTGTCGGGGGCGCAAAGCCCCCCACCAACCTTGCATCAAGGAAAAGGGCGGCTGCGTGGACCGCCCTTGCATCATTTTCTGATTGATTGCCTTAGCCGATAGCTGCGGCGCGCACGTCGTCGTCGATCTTGTCAGCATATTGCGCGAAGTTGTCACTGAACATGCCGACAAGCTTGCGGGATTGGGTATCATAGGCCTCGGCATCCGTCCAAGTCTGGCGCGGATCGAGCAGCTTGTCCTCGACACCCGGGACCGAGACAGGAACCTCAAAGCCGAAGTTCGGATCCTTGCGGAACTCGACCTTGTTCAGCGAACCGTCCAGTGCAGCGGTCAGCAGGGCCCGCGTGGCCTTGATCGGCATGCGCTTGCCGGTGCCGAACGCGCCGCCGGTCCAGCCCGTGTTGACCAGCCAGCAGGTTGCGCCGGTCTGGGCGATCTTTTCCTGCAAGAGCTTGCCATAGACCTCGGGGCGGCGCGGCATGAAGGGGGCACCGAAGCAGGTCGAGAAGGTTGGCGTGGGTTCAGTCACACCGACCTCGGTGCCCGGGGTCTTGGAGGTGAAGCCCGACAGGAAGTGATACATTGCCTGCGCCGGCGTGAGGCGTGCGATGGGGGGCAGCACACCATAGGCGTCGCAGGTCAGCATGATCACGTTCTTCGGCTGCCCGCCCACCGATGTGGCGGAGGCATTCGAGATGTAATCCAGCGGATAGGCGCAACGCATGTTGTCGGTAAGAGAGTTGTCCTCGAAGTCGAGTTCCAGCGTGTCCGGGTTGTAGACCATGTTCTCGATCACGGTGCCGAACTTCGAGCAGGTCGCGTAGATTTCCGGCTCGGCCTCGGCCGAGAGATTAATGGTCTTGGCGTAGCAGCCGCCCTCGAAGTTGAAGATGCCGTGGTCGGACCAGCCATGCTCGTCATCGCCGATCAGCGTGCGTGAAGGATCGGCCGACAGCGTGGTCTTGCCGGTGCCGGACAGGCCGAAGAAGATCGCCGAGTCGTCGGAATTGTCCAAGGCGTGGTTGGCCGAGCAGTGCATCGGCATCACGCCCTTTTCCGGCAGGATGTAGTTGAGCAGCGTAAAGACCGATTTTTTGTTCTCGCCGGCATAGGCGGTATTGCCGATCAAAATCAGCTTCTTGTCGAAGTTCAGCGCGATGACGGTTTCCGAACGGCAGCCGTGTTTCGCCGGGTCGGCCTTGAAGCTAGGGCAGTTGATGATGGTGAAATCGGGCATGAAGCTGGCCAGTTCCGCGGCCTCGGGGCGGCGCAGCAAGTGGCGGATGAAAAGCCCGTGCCATGCCAGTTCTGTCACGACCCGAACATCAAGGCGCAACGCAGGATCAGCGCCGCCATAGAGGTCCTGAACGAAATAGTCCTTGCCTTTCATATGCTCCAGCATATCGGCATGAAGCCGGTCAAAGGCTTCGGGCTCCATCGGCTTGTTGTTTTCCCACCAGATGGTGTTTTCCACCGAGGGGGTGCGTACGACGTGCTTGTCCTTGGGCGAGCGGCCGGTATGCGCGCCGGTCGAGACCAGGAAAGTGCCGCCAAGGCCAAGCTTGCCTTCACCGCGCTGCAGGGCCGCCTCGACCAACGCCGGTTCAAGCAGGTTATAGTGAACCTCGCCGAGGCCCGTGATCCCCTGGTCTTCGAGACGGCAATTCGGGTTGACGCGCGGTTGGGTCATGGCAGCTGTGCTCCTGCTAGAATTCCGGGCCGGCAACCGGCCGTTGCGCGTCCTATAACACGGCATTTCCCGGGCGAAAGCGCACTTATTGGCAGGGTTAGCGCAATCACACATAGTTAGCGCAATCATTTGTCAGCACGTGGCCTTGGCTTAATGGATTCGTCACAAAGATAGCGCGACCGATATCGGCCACCGGGGCGATTCGGCAGTTGGAAAGGACCGCCATGATCCTGCATGCAAGCTGCATCGCCCATTGGGGCAGGGGACTGCTGATCCTGGGACCGTCGGGTGCGGGTAAATCCACGCTAGCGTTCGAGATGATGGCCAATGGTGCGATGCTTGTGGCCGATGACCGCACGGTGCTGCGCAGTGCGGGGCCACGAATCATCGCCGACTCGCCGGATACG
Coding sequences within:
- the rnr gene encoding ribonuclease R encodes the protein MAQLPSRQEILDWVSAHPDATAKRDIAKAFGIKGAERIELKRLLKELEAEGLLERRRRHYHDAERLPPVTVVQLLAPDSDGDIFAKPLEWQGEGPVPRILYAALKSDPALAPGERILARLIETRGEDHDYQARLIRRIGTVQHRIVGIFRASAGGTEAGGRILPIDKGQDKEWQVRPADVHGAKNGELVEAEQAGPRGRLGLPVARIVERLGDPSAPRAVSLIAIHQHGIPDDFPDEVIAEADAAHPATMKGREDLRHLALITIDPSDARDHDDAVAAETREDGGVDIWVAIADVAHYVRPGSALDREARKRGNSTYFPDRVVPMLPDILSGDLCSLHQGVDRPVIAVRMRLDAQGNKTGHSFHRGIMRSAASLSYEQAQAAADGNPDEQTAPLLDSAIRPLWAAYELLKAARARRQPLELDLPERKIVLTADGRVKSVNFRERYDAHRLIEEFMVLANVAAAEELERLRRPLLYRVHEEPTVEKLDALREVAEASGFTLAKGQVLQTRHLNRLLEQAEGSEFDELINMTALRSMQQAYYHPENFGHFGLALRSYAHFTSPIRRYSDLIVHRALIMGHKWGNDGLSAQEVEMLSETAQHVSETERRSMAAERDTTDRYLAAYLADRVGAEFTGRVSGVQKFGAFVRLDETGADGLLPIREIGREYFHYDPNAQVLMGSETGLEIGIGQRVTVRLSEAVPLTGGLMLELLEVEGRPLPQGATMGGRGKGPLRKRATQARLAEIKRSQKRRRVRR
- a CDS encoding phosphoenolpyruvate carboxykinase translates to MTQPRVNPNCRLEDQGITGLGEVHYNLLEPALVEAALQRGEGKLGLGGTFLVSTGAHTGRSPKDKHVVRTPSVENTIWWENNKPMEPEAFDRLHADMLEHMKGKDYFVQDLYGGADPALRLDVRVVTELAWHGLFIRHLLRRPEAAELASFMPDFTIINCPSFKADPAKHGCRSETVIALNFDKKLILIGNTAYAGENKKSVFTLLNYILPEKGVMPMHCSANHALDNSDDSAIFFGLSGTGKTTLSADPSRTLIGDDEHGWSDHGIFNFEGGCYAKTINLSAEAEPEIYATCSKFGTVIENMVYNPDTLELDFEDNSLTDNMRCAYPLDYISNASATSVGGQPKNVIMLTCDAYGVLPPIARLTPAQAMYHFLSGFTSKTPGTEVGVTEPTPTFSTCFGAPFMPRRPEVYGKLLQEKIAQTGATCWLVNTGWTGGAFGTGKRMPIKATRALLTAALDGSLNKVEFRKDPNFGFEVPVSVPGVEDKLLDPRQTWTDAEAYDTQSRKLVGMFSDNFAQYADKIDDDVRAAAIG